A genomic stretch from Falco naumanni isolate bFalNau1 chromosome 8, bFalNau1.pat, whole genome shotgun sequence includes:
- the MYOZ3 gene encoding myozenin-3, with amino-acid sequence MTIMRPGPEAEPQLDLGKKVSTSQDLMIEELSLRNNRGSQLFQQRQRRMQRFIIEHPSNSRELPGPGAGGSYRTKKGDVDGTANEWMAGEGAGDQQNYHSELHVAASPQGSPPEVPKKTEKVLQMSKVLNPDALAPGYSSPLKEVPPEKFNITAIPKGYRSPWHELLGDKDNAVHSENQLPMRPSPWDFRSFNRNPTPFDRALVGDLFSMPATELDNLSALEVISHRRNFNRVPQGWVRILPESDEL; translated from the exons ATGACCATCATGAGACCGGGCCCTGAAGCCG AGCCCCAGCTGGACCTGGGCAAGAAGGTGAGCACATCGCAGGACCTGATGATTGAGGAGCTCTCCCTGCGGAACAACCGTGGctcccagctcttccagcagcGCCAGAGGCGGATGCAGCGCTTCATCATTGAGCACCCCAGCAACTCCAGGGAG ctcccagggccGGGAGCGGGTGGCTCATACCGCACCAAGAAAGGTGACGTGGACGGAACTGCAAATGAGTGGATG gcaggggagggtgctggggaccaGCAGAATTATCACTCTGAGCTCCACGTGGCAGCATcaccccagggcagcccccctgAAGTGCCCAAGAAGACAGAGAAAGTCTTGCAGATGAGCAAAGTCCTCAACCCTGACGCTCTGGCCCCAG GGTACTCGAGCCCCCTCAAAGAAGTTCCCCCAGAGAAGTTCAACATCACCGCCATCCCCAAGGGCTACCGCTCCCCGTGGCACGAGCTCCTCGGTGACAAGGACAATGCTGTGCACAGTGAGAACCAGCTGCCCATGAGACCCTCTCCATGGGACTTCAGGAGCTTCAACAG gaATCCCACCCCATTTGACAGAGCACTGGTCGGCGACCTGTTCTCCATGCCTGCCACAGAGCTGGATAACCTGAGCGCTCTGGAGGTGATTTCCCACAGACGTAACTTCAACAGAGTGCCACAGGGCTGGGTGCGGATTCTGCCAGAAAGTGATGAGCTGTAG